A genomic segment from Bradyrhizobium sp. CB1015 encodes:
- a CDS encoding DoxX family protein, which translates to MPAFVTFGRILFAVLFIYTGATKLFAIQATADFIAAKLVVPDVVAPYAKQIETATAMTTPQLLAIVIGGLEIIAGLMIALNFGVRFFAMLLIVDVAVATVLFYDFWNMAAPDNAKMLVDALKNLSIIGALCMIIGYGRTTRPAEAAYGDV; encoded by the coding sequence ATGCCAGCGTTCGTGACTTTCGGGCGAATCCTGTTCGCCGTGCTGTTCATCTACACGGGCGCGACCAAGCTTTTTGCCATCCAGGCGACCGCCGACTTCATCGCCGCCAAGCTCGTCGTACCCGACGTCGTCGCGCCTTACGCCAAGCAGATCGAGACGGCGACCGCCATGACGACGCCGCAGCTTTTGGCGATCGTGATCGGCGGGCTCGAGATCATCGCAGGGCTGATGATCGCGCTGAATTTCGGTGTGCGTTTCTTCGCGATGCTGCTGATCGTCGACGTCGCCGTCGCGACCGTCCTGTTCTACGATTTCTGGAACATGGCGGCGCCGGACAACGCCAAGATGCTGGTCGACGCGCTCAAGAACCTCTCGATCATCGGCGCGCTCTGCATGATCATCGGCTATGGCCGCACCACGCGCCCGGCCGAGGCGGCCTACGGCGACGTCTAG
- a CDS encoding polysaccharide deacetylase family protein — translation MRVAAGLILAGAMSVAMTGAAWSQTPAAKPAAGAQAAPAASPAAATSPAAPAPAPAAAAPAGFVNPPPPKQAPQPARAACNTPGALGVARTVEIDTTGGPGFGFEHFKELDFLRDKEVVLTFDDGPWPKNTPAVLKALADECTTGIFFIIGKHATYEPEILKQVYAAGHTVGAHTWSHANLNNKKLNEAQRKDEIEKGFAAVKWALGGISPAPFFRFPALQHPPEMVTYLGNRNIGIFSCDIDSFDFKASKPEKVVETVMKKLDTRGKGIVLMHDFQKHTAEALPELLKRLKAGGYKVVAMRAKFPASTLPEYDQELLKDIKLPTVSQRPVNSVVTTVSE, via the coding sequence ATGCGTGTGGCGGCAGGACTGATTTTAGCAGGTGCGATGTCGGTGGCGATGACCGGCGCCGCATGGTCGCAGACGCCGGCGGCGAAGCCCGCAGCCGGAGCGCAAGCCGCGCCGGCGGCATCACCAGCGGCTGCAACCTCCCCTGCAGCTCCAGCGCCCGCTCCGGCGGCCGCGGCGCCAGCGGGCTTCGTCAATCCGCCTCCGCCCAAACAAGCGCCGCAGCCGGCCCGCGCGGCCTGCAACACACCGGGCGCGCTCGGCGTCGCCCGCACCGTCGAGATCGACACCACGGGCGGTCCCGGTTTCGGCTTCGAGCATTTCAAGGAGCTCGACTTCCTGCGCGACAAGGAGGTGGTGCTGACCTTCGACGACGGCCCCTGGCCGAAGAACACGCCCGCCGTGCTGAAGGCGCTCGCCGATGAATGCACCACCGGAATCTTCTTCATCATCGGCAAGCACGCGACCTACGAGCCGGAGATCCTGAAGCAGGTCTACGCGGCCGGTCACACGGTCGGCGCCCACACCTGGTCGCACGCCAACCTCAACAACAAGAAGCTCAACGAAGCGCAGCGCAAGGACGAGATCGAGAAGGGCTTTGCGGCGGTGAAGTGGGCGCTCGGCGGCATCTCGCCCGCACCGTTCTTCCGCTTCCCGGCGCTGCAGCATCCGCCGGAGATGGTCACCTATCTCGGCAATCGCAACATCGGCATCTTCTCCTGCGACATCGACTCGTTCGACTTCAAGGCCTCCAAGCCCGAGAAGGTGGTCGAGACCGTGATGAAGAAGCTCGACACCAGGGGCAAGGGCATCGTCCTGATGCACGACTTCCAGAAGCACACGGCGGAGGCGCTGCCCGAGCTGCTCAAGCGGCTGAAGGCCGGCGGCTACAAGGTGGTGGCGATGCGCGCCAAGTTCCCGGCCTCGACGCTGCCGGAATACGACCAGGAGCTGCTCAAGGACATCAAGCTGCCGACGGTGAGCCAGCGCCCGGTCAATTCCGTGGTGACGACCGTTTCCGAATAG
- a CDS encoding ArgE/DapE family deacylase, with product MNAETQQRILDAVDSGFEAQLATTSDFVAIPSTRGAEGPCQDMIGDLLRERGYEVDDWHIDVEDLKDLRGFGPIEHDFSKARSVVGTYRPRTNGGKSLILQGHCDVVPAGPLELWDTPPFSPVIKGGKMFGRGACDMKSGTIGALYALDAIKAAGFRPTARIHFQSVIEEESTGVGALSTLQRGYRADACFIPEPTGGKMVRSQVGVIWFRLRVKGHPTHVAFAGSGANAIMAAYHLIQALQKLEIEWNERAKADRHFKTLDHPVNFNAGVIKGGDWASSVPAWCDVDCRIAVLPGWSISDHQKEIMACVAAASRNHRFLANNPPQVEWSGFLSEGYELTDAAEPEAAFGNAFNRVYGGTPEDLVFTALTDTRFYGLNHGIPSLCFGASGGEMHGFNEFVDLESLKKATKAMALFIAEWCGLEKT from the coding sequence ATGAATGCCGAAACGCAGCAGAGGATTCTTGACGCCGTCGACAGCGGCTTCGAAGCTCAGCTTGCAACCACAAGCGATTTCGTCGCGATACCTTCCACGCGCGGGGCGGAGGGACCATGCCAGGACATGATCGGCGATCTCCTGCGCGAACGCGGCTACGAGGTCGACGACTGGCACATCGATGTCGAGGATTTGAAGGATCTGCGCGGCTTCGGCCCGATCGAGCACGACTTTTCGAAGGCGCGATCTGTGGTGGGCACTTACCGTCCACGAACCAATGGCGGCAAGTCGCTGATCCTGCAGGGGCACTGCGACGTGGTGCCCGCGGGCCCGCTGGAATTGTGGGATACGCCGCCATTCTCGCCGGTCATCAAGGGCGGCAAGATGTTCGGCCGCGGTGCCTGCGACATGAAGTCCGGGACGATCGGCGCGCTCTATGCGCTGGACGCGATCAAGGCCGCGGGCTTCAGGCCGACGGCGCGGATCCATTTTCAATCGGTGATCGAAGAGGAGAGCACCGGCGTCGGCGCACTCTCCACCCTGCAGCGCGGCTATCGCGCGGACGCCTGCTTCATTCCGGAGCCGACCGGCGGCAAGATGGTGCGCTCCCAGGTCGGCGTGATCTGGTTCCGCCTCCGCGTGAAGGGGCACCCGACCCACGTTGCCTTCGCAGGCTCCGGCGCGAACGCGATCATGGCGGCATATCACCTGATCCAGGCGCTGCAAAAGCTCGAGATCGAATGGAACGAGCGGGCCAAGGCCGACCGTCACTTCAAGACGCTCGACCATCCCGTCAACTTCAACGCCGGCGTCATCAAGGGCGGCGACTGGGCCTCGAGCGTGCCGGCCTGGTGCGACGTCGACTGCCGGATTGCGGTGTTGCCGGGCTGGTCGATCTCCGATCACCAGAAGGAGATCATGGCTTGCGTCGCCGCCGCTTCGCGCAACCACCGCTTCCTCGCCAACAATCCGCCGCAGGTCGAATGGTCCGGCTTCCTGTCGGAAGGCTATGAGCTGACCGATGCTGCGGAGCCCGAGGCTGCGTTCGGCAACGCCTTCAACAGGGTCTATGGCGGCACGCCAGAGGATCTCGTCTTCACGGCGCTAACCGACACGCGCTTCTACGGCCTCAACCACGGCATCCCGAGCCTCTGCTTTGGTGCCAGCGGAGGCGAGATGCACGGCTTCAACGAGTTCGTCGACCTGGAGTCGTTGAAGAAGGCGACCAAGGCGATGGCGCTGTTCATCGCGGAATGGTGCGGGCTGGAGAAGACGTAG
- a CDS encoding L,D-transpeptidase — protein MNSVNGSGSSAKPARLWQVAILTAAGAIGATSQADAAFYYWADYSDGSYYARPQRLPEIPRQKPQKRGAASKKDVVVEKEAGTKPQGPLVIVVSIERQKVTVYDNTGVFAESPVSTGMKGHSTPMGVFSVIQKHKFHHSNIYSGAPMPYMQRITWSGVAMHAGVLPGYPASHGCIRMPMAFAMKMWNWTKMGARVIVAPGQMSPQSFSHPLLASMRVPPQPAASLAPQTNFADKADKGTAETKPVETKTASAESVLELRTSVGHAVLSDVTTGNAAAREEAVAPAAEVKTAEASEAAKPASNDKPADKVEPVKTEAAKAPDALAPAPAASPDANKDEGRVADPAPAAKPDAPKRAGQIAVFISRKDSKLYVRQNFAPLFELPVTIAASDRPLGTHVFTAELDKADTNALRWSVVSLPISARSAAREDDSRLARRRGAAVIPVAAKPVVTPDSPAEALDRISVPTETMVKINEMLTSGSSIIVSDQGINQGETGEGTDFIVRLY, from the coding sequence ATGAACAGCGTGAACGGGTCGGGTTCTTCTGCCAAGCCGGCACGCCTGTGGCAGGTCGCCATTTTGACGGCGGCGGGGGCGATCGGCGCGACCAGCCAGGCAGACGCAGCATTTTACTACTGGGCGGACTATTCCGACGGGTCCTACTACGCCCGGCCGCAGCGGCTTCCTGAAATACCGCGCCAGAAGCCGCAAAAGCGCGGCGCCGCAAGCAAGAAGGACGTCGTCGTCGAGAAGGAAGCCGGCACCAAGCCGCAAGGCCCGCTCGTCATCGTCGTCTCGATCGAGCGGCAGAAGGTGACGGTCTACGACAATACCGGCGTGTTCGCGGAATCACCGGTGTCGACGGGCATGAAGGGCCACTCGACGCCGATGGGCGTGTTCAGCGTCATCCAGAAGCACAAATTCCACCATTCCAACATCTATAGCGGCGCGCCGATGCCGTACATGCAGCGGATCACCTGGTCCGGCGTCGCGATGCATGCCGGCGTGCTGCCGGGCTATCCGGCCTCGCATGGCTGCATCCGCATGCCCATGGCGTTCGCGATGAAGATGTGGAACTGGACCAAGATGGGCGCGCGCGTGATCGTGGCGCCCGGCCAGATGTCGCCGCAAAGCTTCTCCCATCCCCTGCTCGCCTCCATGCGCGTGCCGCCGCAGCCCGCCGCGAGCCTCGCGCCGCAGACCAATTTCGCCGACAAGGCCGATAAGGGCACGGCCGAAACCAAGCCCGTCGAAACCAAGACGGCCAGCGCCGAAAGCGTGCTCGAGCTACGCACCTCCGTCGGCCACGCCGTATTGTCGGACGTGACCACCGGCAACGCGGCTGCGCGCGAGGAAGCGGTCGCACCAGCCGCCGAGGTCAAGACGGCCGAAGCATCCGAAGCGGCCAAGCCAGCGAGCAACGACAAGCCCGCCGACAAGGTCGAGCCGGTCAAAACGGAAGCCGCGAAGGCACCCGATGCACTGGCACCTGCACCCGCCGCCTCGCCCGACGCGAACAAGGACGAGGGCCGCGTTGCCGATCCTGCGCCGGCGGCAAAGCCGGACGCGCCCAAGCGGGCCGGCCAGATTGCCGTCTTCATCAGCCGCAAGGATTCCAAGCTCTATGTGCGGCAGAATTTTGCGCCGCTGTTCGAGCTGCCCGTCACGATCGCCGCGAGCGACCGGCCGCTCGGCACCCACGTCTTCACCGCCGAACTCGACAAGGCCGATACCAACGCGCTGCGCTGGTCGGTGGTGTCGCTGCCCATCTCCGCCCGTTCCGCGGCGCGCGAGGACGACAGCCGCCTAGCGCGCCGGCGCGGCGCAGCCGTGATCCCGGTCGCCGCAAAACCGGTGGTGACGCCGGACAGCCCGGCCGAAGCCCTCGACCGCATCTCGGTTCCCACTGAGACCATGGTGAAGATCAACGAGATGCTGACGTCCGGCAGCTCGATCATCGTCTCCGACCAGGGCATCAACCAGGGCGAGACCGGCGAAGGCACCGACTTCATCGTCCGCTTGTACTAG
- a CDS encoding DUF6719 family protein, whose product MLLRHATCLSLLICIALASTARAATIGREQDIGDLKLGQRVLVDDGSCPAGQVREVRGAKMTDKGVSRTSSCVPRHGPKTK is encoded by the coding sequence ATGCTGCTGCGCCACGCGACCTGCCTCTCGCTGCTGATCTGCATCGCGCTCGCTTCCACCGCACGCGCCGCCACCATCGGACGCGAGCAGGACATCGGCGATCTCAAGCTCGGCCAGCGCGTGCTCGTGGATGACGGAAGCTGCCCCGCCGGCCAGGTCAGGGAAGTGCGCGGCGCGAAGATGACCGACAAGGGAGTCTCGCGCACAAGCTCCTGCGTGCCGCGGCACGGACCGAAAACGAAGTGA
- a CDS encoding PLP-dependent aminotransferase family protein, which translates to MQKIPTNSSSRAKPELPLDLTGPHVTAGASAAHRLYQALCEMIVSGLVKPGEPLPPSRTLAKQTGFRRNAVVTAYERLIADGFADATVGSGTFVAARIPKRAAEANKPKVVLEAPKQGAFALGCTHIDERAVQRFRAFVGRRMRAFGSEHLHYGDPRGSHELRAAIADHLLSARGLRCDPDQIMLTSGTLHALRIVLSAILKSSDQVWCEDPGYPAARKTIAHCGYRTVPVPVDEQGMRVAKGRIAAPSARAAYVTPSHQFPLGVQMSMPRRLELLDWAKQAGAFVLEDDYDSEFRYDGAPLMSLAGIDRLQRVIYLGTFAKTLFPGLRIGYCALPERLIADVTAARAALDRFPGTLMEGAVADMLNSGAFAANLKRVRKLYREARDVLAETLEVASDGALSVPVPSQGLHLVARFDPAVDPAVAAHAKQAAGAEGWLLADTYSRARPLPGFVLGFSGHPVPQLVASAERLARESRAALGAKGKPARRA; encoded by the coding sequence ATGCAAAAAATTCCGACCAATTCTTCCTCCCGAGCCAAGCCCGAGCTTCCGCTCGACCTCACCGGCCCTCACGTCACGGCGGGCGCATCCGCCGCGCACCGGCTCTATCAGGCGCTGTGCGAGATGATCGTCTCCGGCCTGGTCAAGCCCGGCGAGCCGCTGCCGCCGTCGCGGACGCTGGCCAAGCAGACCGGTTTCCGCCGCAACGCCGTCGTCACCGCCTATGAGCGCCTGATCGCCGACGGCTTTGCCGACGCAACGGTCGGCTCCGGAACGTTCGTCGCGGCACGCATCCCCAAGCGCGCCGCCGAAGCGAACAAGCCGAAGGTCGTTCTCGAAGCGCCAAAGCAGGGCGCGTTTGCGCTTGGCTGTACCCATATCGACGAACGCGCCGTGCAGCGCTTTCGCGCTTTCGTCGGCCGCCGCATGCGCGCATTCGGATCGGAGCACCTGCATTATGGCGACCCTCGCGGCAGCCACGAGCTGCGTGCGGCGATCGCCGACCATCTGCTGTCGGCGCGCGGCTTGCGTTGCGATCCCGACCAGATCATGCTGACCTCGGGTACGCTGCACGCGCTGCGCATCGTGCTGAGCGCGATCCTGAAATCCAGCGACCAGGTCTGGTGCGAGGACCCGGGCTACCCTGCCGCGCGAAAAACCATCGCCCATTGCGGCTATCGCACCGTGCCTGTCCCGGTGGACGAGCAGGGGATGCGCGTTGCCAAAGGCCGCATCGCGGCGCCGTCCGCGCGCGCGGCCTACGTCACGCCGTCGCACCAGTTTCCGCTTGGCGTGCAGATGTCGATGCCGCGGCGGCTCGAGCTTCTGGACTGGGCGAAGCAGGCCGGCGCATTCGTGCTCGAGGACGATTACGACAGCGAGTTCCGCTATGACGGCGCGCCGCTGATGTCGCTCGCCGGCATCGATCGCCTCCAGCGCGTGATCTATCTCGGCACGTTTGCCAAGACGCTGTTTCCGGGCCTGCGCATCGGTTATTGCGCCCTGCCCGAACGCCTGATCGCCGACGTGACGGCGGCGCGCGCGGCGCTCGATCGCTTTCCCGGCACGCTGATGGAGGGCGCGGTGGCGGACATGCTCAATTCCGGTGCCTTCGCCGCGAACCTGAAGCGCGTGCGAAAACTGTATCGCGAGGCCCGCGACGTGCTCGCCGAGACGCTGGAAGTCGCATCCGATGGCGCGCTTTCGGTGCCGGTGCCCTCACAAGGCCTGCATCTTGTCGCCCGGTTCGATCCTGCCGTCGATCCGGCGGTGGCGGCGCATGCCAAGCAAGCGGCCGGCGCCGAAGGCTGGCTATTGGCCGACACCTATTCGCGCGCGCGTCCCCTGCCCGGCTTCGTGCTGGGATTTTCCGGGCATCCCGTGCCACAGCTCGTGGCCTCCGCCGAACGTCTTGCGAGGGAATCGCGCGCAGCCCTGGGCGCCAAGGGAAAACCGGCCCGCCGGGCGTGA
- a CDS encoding CreA family protein, which yields MSSRFPGLSSIRLKGLALILLALIAPMASASAADEPDLIFRRSTVFKWVSPNDKLATYGLDDPEVEGVACHFTVPEKGGFKGWLGLAEEVSDISLACRQVGPIKFKHKMEQGDDMFRQRRSLFFKKMQIVRGCDARRNVLVYMVYSDKLIEGSPKNSTSTVPIMPWGPADPNVQKCGEFFTQ from the coding sequence ATGTCATCTCGTTTCCCCGGTCTTTCCAGCATCCGCTTGAAAGGCCTTGCTTTAATCCTCCTGGCTTTGATCGCGCCAATGGCGTCGGCATCTGCGGCCGATGAGCCCGATCTGATCTTCCGCCGCTCCACCGTGTTCAAATGGGTGAGCCCGAACGACAAGCTCGCGACCTATGGTCTCGACGATCCCGAGGTCGAGGGCGTCGCCTGTCATTTCACGGTGCCGGAGAAGGGCGGCTTCAAGGGCTGGCTCGGCCTTGCCGAGGAGGTCTCGGATATCTCGCTGGCCTGCCGCCAGGTCGGTCCGATCAAGTTCAAGCACAAGATGGAGCAGGGCGACGACATGTTCCGCCAGCGCCGGTCGCTGTTCTTCAAGAAGATGCAGATCGTGCGCGGCTGCGACGCCAGGCGCAACGTGCTGGTCTACATGGTCTATTCGGACAAGCTGATCGAAGGCTCGCCCAAGAACTCGACCTCGACGGTGCCGATCATGCCGTGGGGACCGGCGGATCCAAACGTCCAGAAGTGCGGCGAGTTCTTCACGCAGTGA
- a CDS encoding glutathione peroxidase, whose amino-acid sequence MMNRRTVLSVTLAGAFAPVRRALADGGMSRISAYAFSFPALSGDDIRLASFTGKPLLVVNTASLCGYTPQYAGLQEIWNEFRGRGLTVIGVPSNDFGGQEPGGTSDITQTAHHQYGVTFPITAKAAVVGARAHPFYKWAAEARPREVPRWNFHKYLIGRDGYIAEVFPSAVEPADTRIKTAIARALADT is encoded by the coding sequence ATGATGAATCGCAGGACCGTGCTGAGCGTCACTCTTGCAGGCGCATTCGCGCCCGTAAGGCGCGCCCTCGCTGATGGCGGGATGAGTCGGATCTCGGCCTACGCCTTCTCCTTCCCCGCTCTGTCAGGCGACGACATCCGCCTCGCGTCGTTCACCGGCAAGCCGCTGCTGGTGGTGAACACGGCCTCGCTCTGTGGCTACACACCGCAATATGCCGGCCTGCAGGAGATCTGGAACGAGTTTCGCGGGCGCGGGCTCACCGTGATCGGCGTGCCTTCCAACGATTTCGGCGGCCAGGAGCCCGGCGGCACCAGCGATATCACGCAGACCGCGCACCACCAATATGGTGTTACCTTCCCGATCACGGCCAAGGCGGCGGTGGTCGGTGCGAGGGCGCATCCCTTCTACAAATGGGCCGCCGAGGCCCGACCGAGAGAAGTTCCGCGCTGGAACTTCCACAAATACCTGATCGGCCGCGACGGCTATATCGCCGAGGTATTTCCATCCGCCGTCGAGCCGGCCGACACGCGGATCAAGACCGCCATTGCCAGGGCCCTGGCCGACACTTGA
- a CDS encoding pyridoxamine 5'-phosphate oxidase family protein, giving the protein MSQTETSNSYPTSARNQVKRRHDRGFYDHDTVHRILDSSMLCHVSYAIDGQPYCTPTFFWREGTRLYWHGSSASRMLRNQSKGERVCLTVAHLDSLVLARCGFNHSADYRAVMAFGTAYLVTDPDEKERAVIAMVDRFFPDRTAGLRQSTTQEIKATSFIAMEIEEASAKIRAKGVADDEEDYALPIYAERIPVRTVLGAPEPCPRLFDGVGRPATLNGYSEGRLLEDALRDAYFLEYPNG; this is encoded by the coding sequence GTGAGCCAGACCGAGACCTCGAATTCCTATCCGACATCGGCGCGCAACCAGGTGAAGCGCCGGCACGACCGTGGCTTCTATGATCACGACACGGTTCATCGCATCCTGGATTCCTCGATGCTGTGCCACGTCTCCTACGCGATCGACGGCCAGCCCTATTGCACGCCGACCTTCTTCTGGCGCGAGGGCACCAGGCTCTACTGGCACGGATCGAGCGCCAGCCGCATGCTGCGCAACCAGAGCAAGGGCGAGCGCGTCTGCCTGACGGTCGCCCATCTCGACAGTCTCGTGCTGGCGCGCTGCGGCTTCAACCATTCCGCCGACTACCGCGCCGTGATGGCGTTCGGCACGGCCTATCTCGTTACCGACCCTGATGAGAAGGAGCGGGCGGTGATCGCGATGGTCGATCGCTTCTTCCCGGATCGCACCGCCGGCCTGCGACAGAGCACCACACAGGAAATCAAGGCGACGTCGTTCATCGCAATGGAAATCGAGGAAGCCTCGGCCAAGATCCGCGCCAAGGGTGTCGCCGACGACGAGGAGGACTACGCGTTGCCGATCTATGCGGAGCGCATTCCGGTCCGCACCGTGCTCGGCGCCCCGGAACCGTGCCCGCGCCTGTTCGATGGTGTGGGCCGGCCTGCGACGCTGAACGGCTATTCCGAAGGCCGGCTGCTCGAAGATGCATTGCGGGATGCATATTTTCTGGAGTACCCGAACGGCTGA
- a CDS encoding dihydrofolate reductase yields MSFRFEGYVIVSADGMLADAGRVMPDRLKFEGDKLFFEQALDRAALIVHGRNSHEQQPNSAKRKRLILTRKIRDLTVDPEMPNATLWNPAHASFETACAFADVAAGTVAIIGGPFVFDMFMDRYDTFWLSEAPHVRLPGGEGCFVGVPQRTPHEVLAAHGMKPGVPYVLDAAHEVTVTPWRPG; encoded by the coding sequence TTGTCTTTCCGCTTCGAAGGCTACGTCATCGTCTCGGCGGACGGCATGCTTGCCGACGCCGGTCGTGTCATGCCCGACAGGCTGAAGTTCGAAGGCGACAAGCTGTTCTTCGAGCAGGCGCTCGATCGCGCCGCGCTGATCGTGCACGGCCGCAACTCGCACGAGCAGCAGCCGAATTCGGCCAAGCGCAAGCGGCTGATCCTGACCCGCAAGATCAGGGACCTCACCGTCGATCCGGAGATGCCGAACGCGACGCTTTGGAATCCGGCGCATGCGAGCTTCGAAACGGCCTGCGCCTTCGCCGACGTCGCCGCCGGCACGGTCGCCATCATCGGCGGCCCCTTCGTGTTCGACATGTTCATGGACCGCTACGACACGTTCTGGCTGTCGGAGGCTCCGCATGTGCGGCTGCCCGGCGGCGAGGGATGCTTCGTCGGCGTGCCCCAGCGGACGCCTCACGAGGTGCTGGCCGCGCACGGCATGAAGCCGGGCGTGCCATACGTTCTCGACGCAGCGCATGAGGTGACCGTGACCCCGTGGCGGCCGGGTTAG